A region of Rhizorhabdus wittichii RW1 DNA encodes the following proteins:
- a CDS encoding short-chain dehydrogenase/reductase SDR (PFAM: short-chain dehydrogenase/reductase SDR; KR), which translates to MTQDRGRVAGKVALVTGGGSGLGKADCEALAREGATVVVTDVRIEPALKVADAIGNGALALALDVASEDQWIAVIRAIEERFGRLDILVNNAGVVLSADVEGTTLDQFRFVNAVMSEGVFLGCKYAIPLMNRNDGGSIVNMSSTGALLGYPIFLAYSAAKGAVRSMTKSIAVMCQEKGYKIRCNSIHPGAIETPMVQEAEGRIGQEQAVPKGVLPAGAKGAPEDVAAMVVFLASDESRFVTGAEFVVDNGVTIRPF; encoded by the coding sequence ATGACACAGGATCGCGGGCGGGTGGCCGGCAAGGTCGCGCTCGTCACGGGCGGCGGATCGGGGCTCGGCAAGGCCGATTGCGAGGCGCTGGCGCGCGAGGGGGCGACGGTGGTCGTCACCGACGTCAGGATCGAGCCCGCGCTGAAGGTCGCCGACGCGATCGGCAACGGCGCGCTCGCGCTGGCGCTCGACGTCGCGTCGGAGGACCAGTGGATCGCGGTGATCCGGGCGATCGAGGAGCGGTTCGGCCGGCTCGACATCCTCGTCAACAATGCCGGCGTCGTGCTGTCGGCCGATGTCGAGGGGACCACGCTCGACCAGTTCCGCTTCGTCAACGCGGTGATGAGCGAGGGCGTGTTCCTCGGCTGCAAATATGCGATCCCGCTGATGAACCGCAACGACGGCGGATCGATCGTCAACATGTCGTCGACCGGCGCGCTGCTCGGCTATCCGATCTTCCTCGCCTATTCGGCCGCCAAGGGCGCGGTGCGATCGATGACCAAGTCGATCGCGGTGATGTGCCAGGAGAAGGGCTACAAGATCCGCTGCAACTCGATCCATCCCGGCGCGATCGAGACGCCGATGGTGCAGGAGGCCGAGGGCCGCATCGGCCAGGAGCAGGCGGTGCCGAAGGGCGTCCTGCCCGCCGGCGCCAAGGGCGCGCCCGAGGACGTCGCGGCGATGGTGGTGTTCCTCGCCTCCGACGAATCGCGCTTCGTGACGGGCGCGGAGTTCGTCGTCGACAACGGGGTGACGATCCGGCCGTTCTGA
- a CDS encoding short-chain dehydrogenase/reductase SDR (PFAM: short-chain dehydrogenase/reductase SDR; KR) produces the protein MDANSTQSAPGGHVRPDPNDPTRPKRGLTPDDLATHDTVFRPDLLAGHRILITGGGSGMGKAAAFLAARLGAEVAICGRNADKLAVTRDQIRAATGREVMTAAMTIRDPEACEALIAGIHDRMGGLDTVVNNAGGQFPQDAIDFSRKGWLAVIDTNLNGTWWMMQEAAKRWRETGAPGHIINIVANVERGMPQAAHTCAARAGVIYLSKTVATEWAPFDIRINCIGPGVIETEGFGVYPEEALVRFHKANPMKTRGNAWDVAEAIAYLASPAGRFVNGDLLVIDGGQAQWGVVWPGGMPDYFDESGAA, from the coding sequence ATGGATGCGAATTCCACCCAGTCCGCGCCCGGCGGCCATGTCCGCCCGGACCCGAACGACCCGACCCGGCCGAAGCGCGGCCTGACGCCCGACGACCTGGCGACGCATGACACGGTGTTCCGGCCCGACCTGCTGGCCGGCCATCGCATCCTGATCACCGGCGGCGGCAGCGGCATGGGCAAGGCGGCGGCGTTCCTCGCCGCGCGGCTGGGCGCCGAGGTCGCGATCTGCGGCCGCAACGCCGACAAGCTGGCCGTCACCCGCGACCAGATCCGCGCCGCGACCGGCCGCGAGGTGATGACCGCCGCGATGACGATCCGCGATCCCGAGGCGTGCGAGGCGCTGATCGCAGGGATCCACGATCGGATGGGCGGGCTCGACACCGTCGTCAACAATGCGGGGGGACAATTCCCGCAGGACGCGATCGACTTCAGCCGCAAGGGCTGGCTGGCGGTGATCGACACCAATCTCAACGGCACCTGGTGGATGATGCAGGAGGCGGCGAAGCGCTGGCGCGAAACCGGCGCGCCGGGCCACATCATCAACATCGTCGCCAATGTCGAGCGCGGCATGCCGCAGGCGGCGCACACCTGCGCGGCGCGCGCGGGGGTGATCTATCTGTCGAAGACGGTCGCCACCGAATGGGCGCCGTTCGACATAAGGATCAACTGCATCGGCCCCGGCGTGATCGAGACCGAGGGCTTCGGCGTCTATCCGGAGGAGGCGCTGGTCCGCTTCCACAAGGCCAATCCGATGAAGACGCGCGGCAATGCGTGGGACGTGGCCGAGGCGATCGCCTATCTCGCTTCCCCCGCCGGCCGCTTCGTCAACGGCGACCTGCTGGTGATCGACGGCGGGCAGGCGCAGTGGGGCGTCGTCTGGCCGGGCGGCATGCCGGACTATTTCGACGAGAGCGGCGCGGCCTGA